In Deltaproteobacteria bacterium, the genomic stretch TTCCATGTTGCATTACGCCGAAAGCGCCGCACGAGCCTGGGTGAAGATGCTTTGAAACATCGGCCGGGTAAGTTTTCCGGTAAACGTATTCTGCTGGCTCGGATGGTAGGAGCAAATCAGCAGCGGCCCGCCGGGCAATTGCGCGCAAACGCCGTGGCCGAATTTCGGTTTCGCTTTGGGCATCTCGGCGCCGGACTCGCGATAGGCGGAGAAAAACGCATCGAAGGCGATTTTGCCAAGTACAATCACCGCCGCAAGTTGCCGCTGCATCAAGATCAATTCTTCGACGAGATACGGCCGACAACGTTTGAACTCGATCAGGTTCGGCTTGTTGAGCGGCGGCGCGCAATGAATCGGCGCGGTGATGTAGCAGTCATTTAGCTTGAGCCCGTCGTCGCGATGATCCGAATTGGCCTGATTGGCGAAGCCGGCGGCGTGTAGCGCACCATAAAGCCAATCGCCGCTGCGATCACCGGTGAACATCCGCCCAGTGCGATTGCCGCCATGCGCCGCCGGCGCCAAGCCGATGACCAACAAGCGCGCCTTGGGATCGCCGAAACTCGCCAATGGCTTTGCCCAATATTCCTGGCCGACATAGCGGCGCGGCGGATTCGAAGCGCAAGACTCGCGCCAGCGCACCAAACGGGAGCACTTTTTGCAGGACACGATTTGCTTGTTGATGGATTGGAGAGTGGGCATGGAGTGATTTCGAGTTTTTAGTTTTGAGTGTTTAGTTTTTAGTTTTCGCTCGTTGGGATTGGGCGGTCTTTACGATCGCCGTGAGCATACGAATGAGTTCGTCAACATCGTTCAATAGCGGCGCTAGCAACTCGATGGACACAATCTCAGAATCGCGCAACAGGCGGAGCCAGTAATGAGTTTCCCTCGCCTCCTTGGATGCGATCGCCATCTTGGCAGTAAAGTCCGCGCGGCTGATGCCCGCCAGGGCCTCTTCAACATTGGCGCCGATGCTCGTTCCAGAGCGAATGATTTGCCCGGCTATTTCGAAGTCTCGTTGCTCGCGCAGTCGCCGCGACAAAGCGATAATATTCAATGCGAACTGATAACTCTTATTGCCGACAATACTGGACTTCATTTACGCCTCGGCACATTAGCATTGCGACACCGGCCTTCCAACTAAAAACTAAACACTCAAAACTAAAAACTCGCGGCCTTAGCCAAGGCCGCGTCCGCCGCGTGCAAAGCATTTTTTTTCTGTTATAAGCGCAGAAGTAATTCGCTGAGGGGGATTTCATGATCGAAAGACAGCAGCCCTATATGCGCCAACTTCACGTTTGCATCAACGACCGCAGAGGCGAGAGCAAGTCGTGCGGCTACGACGGCTCTGAGGAAGTGGTCGAAGAGCTGCGCAAAGTCACCAAAGAACGCAACCTCAAAGGCAAAGTCCGGGTCGTGCGCAGTGGCTGCTTGGATGTCTGCGCCTTCGGCCCCAACATGATGATCTGGCCCGAAGGTCATTGGTTCATGAAGGTGACCAAAGAAGACGTGCCGCAAATCGTTGAACAATACTTGACCCTCGAAGAGGCGGACAAAGTTAAAGAAATCGCGGCGGCAAAGTAACGCAACTTTTTAATCTGTCCTTCGACTCTCCAGAAAAAATTGACACAATAGGTCGTACGGCCCGCAGCGGCGAGCCGCTCTTGACTGCGCGCAGGAAAAAAATTCTCCCAAATTGCGCCAACAACTTGACAGCCGGCGAGTCAGCATGTAAGAGAACTCGAAATGTATACCCATGACATAGTCGTCGTCGGCGGTGGCGGCGCAGGTTTGCGCGCGGCCATCGCTGCAGCAGAAACCTCTAAGCAGTTGTCGATCGCGGTCGTCTCTAAAGTCTATCCCATGCGCAGCCACACCGTGTCCGCCGAGGGCGGCACGGCGGCGGTCATGCGCGAGTTCGACAACTTTGATCTCCACGCCAAGGATACCATCTTCGGCGCCGATTTTTTGGCCGATCAGGATGCCGTCGAAGCATTTGTCAAAGAAGCGCCGCAAGAGCTGATCCAACTGGAGCACTGGGGCTGTCCGTGGAGCCGCGATCCCGATGGTCGGGTGAGCGTCAGATCCTTCGGCGGGATGACTGTTGACCGCACGCTCTTCGCCGCCGACAAGACCGGCTTTCATCTGCTTCACGCTCTGTTTCAGACCTCGCTCAAGTACGACAACATCGTGCGTTACGACGAATGCTTTCTCACCTCGCTCATGGTCGATGACGGCAAGGTGCGCGGCGTCACGACGATTAACCTTTACACGGGACAGATCGAAGTGATCGCCGGCAAGGCGGTGATTCTATGCACCGGCGGCGGCGGGCGGATCTTTCCCTTCACTACCAACGCCGCGATCAACACGGGCGACGGCATGGCGCTAGCCTACCGCGCCGGAGTACCGTTGAAGGACATGGAGTTTGTTCAATACCATCCGACCGGACTACCCGGCACCGGCATCCTAATCACCGAGGCATCGCGTGGCGAGGGCGGTTGGCTTAAGAATAAAGACGGCTACCGTTATTTGCAGGATTACGGCCTGGGTCCGCCAACCGACACACCGACACACCGCAAGATGGAGCTCGGCCCGCGCGACATCCTATCGCGCTGCCACATGCAGGAGCTCGCCAAAGGCCGCACCTTCGAAGGTCCTTACGGCCACTACGTCCATCTCGACCTGCGCCACTTGGGCGAAGAGACGATCAACAAAAAACTCCCCTTCGTGCGTGAGCTGGCGACTAAGTACGTCGGCATCGATCCGGTCTACGAGCCCATTCCCGTGCGCCCGGTGGTGCACTATATGATGGGCGGCGTGTCGACGGATATAAATGCCAGAACGATTTTTGAGGGATTATACGCCGCGGGAGAAACCGCAT encodes the following:
- a CDS encoding uracil-DNA glycosylase, with protein sequence MPTLQSINKQIVSCKKCSRLVRWRESCASNPPRRYVGQEYWAKPLASFGDPKARLLVIGLAPAAHGGNRTGRMFTGDRSGDWLYGALHAAGFANQANSDHRDDGLKLNDCYITAPIHCAPPLNKPNLIEFKRCRPYLVEELILMQRQLAAVIVLGKIAFDAFFSAYRESGAEMPKAKPKFGHGVCAQLPGGPLLICSYHPSQQNTFTGKLTRPMFQSIFTQARAALSA
- a CDS encoding four helix bundle protein is translated as MKSSIVGNKSYQFALNIIALSRRLREQRDFEIAGQIIRSGTSIGANVEEALAGISRADFTAKMAIASKEARETHYWLRLLRDSEIVSIELLAPLLNDVDELIRMLTAIVKTAQSQRAKTKN
- a CDS encoding (2Fe-2S) ferredoxin domain-containing protein; its protein translation is MIERQQPYMRQLHVCINDRRGESKSCGYDGSEEVVEELRKVTKERNLKGKVRVVRSGCLDVCAFGPNMMIWPEGHWFMKVTKEDVPQIVEQYLTLEEADKVKEIAAAK
- a CDS encoding fumarate reductase (quinol) flavoprotein subunit: MYTHDIVVVGGGGAGLRAAIAAAETSKQLSIAVVSKVYPMRSHTVSAEGGTAAVMREFDNFDLHAKDTIFGADFLADQDAVEAFVKEAPQELIQLEHWGCPWSRDPDGRVSVRSFGGMTVDRTLFAADKTGFHLLHALFQTSLKYDNIVRYDECFLTSLMVDDGKVRGVTTINLYTGQIEVIAGKAVILCTGGGGRIFPFTTNAAINTGDGMALAYRAGVPLKDMEFVQYHPTGLPGTGILITEASRGEGGWLKNKDGYRYLQDYGLGPPTDTPTHRKMELGPRDILSRCHMQELAKGRTFEGPYGHYVHLDLRHLGEETINKKLPFVRELATKYVGIDPVYEPIPVRPVVHYMMGGVSTDINARTIFEGLYAAGETACVSINGANRLGSNSLTELLVFGKRAGRNAAEYAGTQAVPPSAPLEALAADEQRRLDQQFLKKAGGKERIATIRQQMHKAMDEGAGIYRDEEKMQKTCNELRSLRQRFKNIIIEDRGSTFNTELTSAFELDFMLDVAETVAHSALRRKESRGSHTRTDFPKRDDENYLRHTLAHRTADGPRIEYSPVKITRWQPEERKY